The genomic DNA TCGGCAGTGGAGGCGTGCTCCGAGTCGGCACCCGTCACAGCGGTGAACACGCCCGTGGCCGGGCTGTCGGGGCGCAGCGAGACCGGGGTATGCACCAGCACGTAATCCAGCAGCCCGCGCGTGCCGTGGTCCATGAGCGCCTCCACGTGCTCGCGCGCGGTGAGACCCCAGGTCTCCCCCTGCATGTCGGCAAGCGAGCACACGAACAGCGTGGAACCCTTCGACGCGCGGATCGCATCCACCACGCCGGGCACGAGCAGGTTCGGGATGATGGACGTGAACAGCGAGCCCGGGCCCAGAACGATGAGGTCGGCCTCGCGGATAGCCTCGAGCGCCGGCTGGTAGGGCACCACCTCGTGCGCGGCGCGCAGGCTCACCCGCTCGAGCGCCGTGCGCGAATGGCAGGCCACGGCCTGCCCCTCGAGGGAGCGGCCGTCGCGCGTGCGAGCCGTGAGCGTCACGCGATCGAGCGTGGAGGGATACACGTGCCCCCGCGCATCCAGCAGCCGCTCGCAGATGGAGATGGCCTCGGGAAACGACCCGGCCGCATCCTCGAGCGCAGACAGCATGAGGTTGCCCAGCGTGTGGTTGCGAGCGAACGAGAAGCGGTACTTGAACGCCTTGGTCAAAGGGTCGTTCGGGTCCGCAGCCATTGCGGCGATGCACTTGCGCACGTCGCCCGGCGGCGTGACGTCGGCTTCCTCGCGCAGGATGCCGGTGGAGCCGCCGTCGTCGGCCATGGCGACGACGGCGCTCGTATCCAGTCCCATGGACAAAAGCGTGCGTATGGACACGGGCGCGCCGGTGCCGCCGCCGATGACGACGACGCGCAAGCGCTCGTCGCGCGCGACGACGGGCTGCGATTCGCGCAGTGCGGCGAACGCCGCCGTAGCCGAGGGGTCGTGGGAGAACGGACGGGCAACCATGGTCGCTCCCCTACCGGCCTGCAGCAGCGCCGGAGCGCGCCGAGGCGTCGGCGCCCTCGGCCAGCGACAGGTCGCGGTGCGCGATGCTCACGCGGTAGCCCTTCGCCTTGAGGTAGTCCGCCGTGGACTCGGCCAGCGCGACGCTGCGGTGCTGGCCGCCCGTGCATCCCACGGCGATGGCCAGCTGCTGTTTGCCCTCGGCCACGTAGCCGGGCATGACGCAATCCAGAAGCGCGCGCCACTTCTCCTGGAACTCTTCGGTCTCGGGGCGGTACAGCA from Eggerthella lenta DSM 2243 includes the following:
- a CDS encoding gluconeogenesis factor YvcK family protein: MVARPFSHDPSATAAFAALRESQPVVARDERLRVVVIGGGTGAPVSIRTLLSMGLDTSAVVAMADDGGSTGILREEADVTPPGDVRKCIAAMAADPNDPLTKAFKYRFSFARNHTLGNLMLSALEDAAGSFPEAISICERLLDARGHVYPSTLDRVTLTARTRDGRSLEGQAVACHSRTALERVSLRAAHEVVPYQPALEAIREADLIVLGPGSLFTSIIPNLLVPGVVDAIRASKGSTLFVCSLADMQGETWGLTAREHVEALMDHGTRGLLDYVLVHTPVSLRPDSPATGVFTAVTGADSEHASTADLDDLVLSGRIRPVRVCYQDVQAIQAQGPVVIARNLVDPIHPTWHDPAALRDAFAGVLKLCRSRRR